The Streptomyces sp. DG1A-41 genomic sequence CGTGAAGTACGACTGGCTCACCGCACTGATGCTCGCCCGGGCGGACGACGAGCAGCCGGCCTACGGCGGCCAGGGCACCGTCCCCGCCGGGCTCCGCTACCGCGAACGCGGCCTGACCCTCGCCTTCCTCGCCGACTGGGCGGCCGAGGCCCGGCTGCTGGCACCCCGGCTCGGCTTCCCGGAGGCACCGAGCGGCCGCTGACCCCCCCCCGCGTTCCCAACCGTGACCCTCACTGCCGCGCGCGGCCCGCGTGCCGGCCGGCGCGACGCCGGCCCCGGCCGCGTCGCGTCGCCATCGGTACGGCGAGGCTGACGACGAGCGCCAGCCCGAGCGCGTACGGCCACCAGCCGAAGCCGACGTCCTCCGACGCTCCGGCGCTCCGGGGCGCCACGGCGCCGGACGCGGACGCCTCGGGGCCGGTGGGGGAGGGGCTCGGGGTGGTTTCGGCGGTCAGAGCGACGTCGTTGCCGTCTCCCGCCCGGTAGTCGATGCGGTAGGTGGTGTCGCCGAGCTTCAGACGGGCGCCTTGCCGCAGTCCCTTGAACGTTCCCGAGGTCCGGCCGTCGCCCTGGTGGTCGAGGACGGTGATCTCACGAGCGGACCTGCCCGGGCTTCCCGCCGCCGACACGTCGAGGTCTCCTGCCAGCCGCACGGTCCCGGTCACTCTCAGGGGCTTGCCGCGCAGGATTAGGGAGCCCTTCGAGCTCTGTGTGTAGGCGCCGTTCACGGTGAGGCCGGTCGTCACGGCACCTTCGTTCGTCACCGCACCTCTGACCGTGCCGCTGCCCGTCAGCGTGGTCGCGACGCGCAGGCCCGCCGGTCCCGCGTCCAGCCGTGCCCCGGCCGCCGTGAGCCGTATCGCCTTGCTGCGCGTGAGGGTGGCGCCTTTTCGCAGGGCCAGCGTGCCCTTGGAGACGGTGGTCGTCCCGGTGTAGGTGACGGCCCGGCCCGTCAGGGTCGTCGTAGCGGCTCCCGACTGGGTGAGCGAGCCGCTGCCGCCGATGCGGGAGAGGGCGAGGGGCCGGTTCGTGTTGCGCAGGACGAGCGAGCCGTTGTTGACGACCTTGTAGTGGGCGCCCGCCGTGTACAGCCCGCCGTCCCCGCCGCGCTTCCCGCTGCCCAGCCGTAGCACCGCCCCCTTCTCCACCGTCGTCGAGCCGTCGTAGTACTGGACGGCCGCGAAGGTCACGTCGTTGCCGGGGGTTCCGGCGATGACGATGTCGCCGGCGCCGGGGGCCGAGAGGGTGTCGTGGAATCTGCCGCCGCCGATGGGGGCGCCGAGCGTCACCGGGCCGTCGTAGTCGAAGGTGAGGCGGGAACGGGAGCGGGCGGCCAGGAGGTTGATGTAGACCGTCTCGGCGGTGCCCGGCATGAAGATCCGGTTCGTGGTGCCGTCGCCCCACTGGACGTTCGCGCCCTTGATGTTGGTGCCGCGCTTGTTGACGTTCTTGCGGGCGGGCGTCCAGTTGAGGGCCGGGTCGCTGAGCGACGGATCGCTGTCGCCGCCCTGGTTTGACCAGCTGTACTGGCCGGTCAGGACCACCTTGCCGCCGGGCCGCGACTGGACGTTGATGTCGCTGCCGTACTCGCGCTGGTAGAAGTCCATGCCCATCGTGACGGTCCGGCCCAAAGGCGTGTCGACGGTCCAGGTGCCCTGGTTGAGGACCTTGCGGACGTTCGGCAGCGAGGTCGCGTACTCCGGGCGGCCTGCGTTCAGCTGGGTACCGTTGTCGATCACCCCGGAGAAGGAGTGCGTGCCCGACAGGTCCCAGGTGCCCCAGAGGAACCTCGGCTGGGTGATCAGCCCGGAGCCGCTGATGGTGCCCAGGTTGTACGCGCTCCTCAGCGACAGCCGCAGGGTGCCGTCGACCCGGATGTTGTCCTGGTTGAGGCGGAACGCCGGGGTGTTGTAAGGGAAGTGGCCGACCAGTCCGGCCGTCCCGCCGTCGCCGTACTGGAGCGTCGCACCGCGCTCCACCGTGACCGCCGGCGGGTCGGGGTTGGTGACGGTGACGTACGGGTGGTTCCCGCCGAGCGTCCGTACCCGCTGCCGCCGCCGGGACTCCGGGAGCGTGAAGTCGCTGTCCTTGGTGAGGACCAGCGTCCCGCTGCCGCGCACCGTGAGCGTGCCCTCGCCGCGGAACACGCCGTCGTACGTCGTCGTCCCCGGCGGCACACTGACGACCGTGTCGCCGCCGAGCGTCACGTCCCGGTCGGCGAGCACGTCGGCGGTGACGTCCCGTGGACCGGCGGCCACCGCCGGGGGAGCGGCGAGCAGGGAGGCGACCGCCGCGAGGACACCGGCGGCCGCTGCTGTGGTGTGGGTGAGACTGCGCACGGGAGGGGAGACGCGGGGGACGGGCGGCCGATAACAGAAAAATCGGCGGTTGCCGTTCACCCCGCCCCGACCTCGCCCCGCTGTCGACCGCTCAGTGCCGGGCGAACTGCACACGCGTCGCCTGTACGGCGTCCGGACGGACCGCGATGCCGTCGACGGTGAGTTGTTCGCCGTAGATGTCGGTGAGCCTCAGGGGGCCGCCGCAGCCCGTGCCGTCGGGGGAGAGGAAGTAGTTGTACTCGGTACGGGTCAGCCGGCTCCATCCGCTGCCGGTCCTGACCTCCAGCCGGGCCAGCGGGTTGCGGTGGCCGAGCGCCTGGATGCCGCACCAGTGCCGGCTGGAGCCGGTCTTGTAGCGGATCGAGACGGTGTCGGACGTGCTGGGGCTCAGCAGGCTCCAGGTGATCGGGATCCGGCCGGCGGAGAGGCCGGCGAGCTTGGCGAAGGCCTCTTTGCTGAGGTCGAGTTGGCCGGGGGCGCAGGGCAGCGGGCACTCGTTGGTGATCCGGACCGTGACGGAGGCGCCGTTCGCCGCGCGGACGAGGATGTGCGCACCGCACGCCTTGGACGTCTCGTAGTCGGTGTGGTTCATCGCCGCGACCATGAGGTCGGGGCTCGGGCCGTACAGGCAGGCCCCGTCGCCGTCCGCGGCGTCGTAGTGGGTGGCGACCCCCTTGTAGGTGACCTGGGGCTGGATGCGTCCCGCCAGCGGTGCCGTGCCGGACGCCGGCCGCGGTGAGGACCGGGGGGCGCTGGTGGGCGAGGACCGCCGCGCCGACGGGGTGGTCGCGGTCGGCGTCGGGGAAGCCTTGGACGGTTTCGGTTTCGGTTTCGGTTTCGGCTTCGGGCTCGGTTTGGCCTTCTGTTCCGGTGCCGTGGCCGGGGCACTCGACCGGCTGTCGGCGGCGGGCTCGGCAGCGGCTCGCACGGCGTTCGGCTCGCCGTCGGGGCGGAGCGCCATCACCAGGGACAGCAGAACTCCCACCGCTGCCAGGGCGACGGCAAAGACGAGGGCCGTGCGCCGTTCGCGGAGGGGGCGGCGGCGGGAATGGGATGCCACGGATGAGTCCTTACGTGGTTCAGGAGAACGCTTCCGACTCACCAGTGGCCGCCGGAGCGGGAAAGGTTGCCGGGCGGGAGCTTCGAGTTTCGACGACCTTGACGACCCGGCCGCCCTCTTCGTCCCGTCAGAACCGTTGACCTCCAGGTGGCACACCCTTACCTTTTCGGCGTTCGTAATGACAGATGGTGTTCGAAATGTCAGACGACGCATCAGACAACGCCGTGTGTCCCCCAGTGAGAGGCAGGCCCCACCGCATGAGCCGCGACCGCGACCACGCTCTGCCCGAACCCCCCAGCCGCAGGCTGCTGCTGAAGGGCGCCGCAGCCGCCGGCGCCCTGGCCGCCGTCCCCGCCGTTTCGGGTGTGGCCCAGGCCGCCACCCCGGCCGGGCCCCCGAAGCCGGCCCCCTTCGTGAACCCGCTCGTCCGCAACCGGGCCGACCCGCACATCAACCGGCACAAGGACGGCTTCTACTACTTCACCGCCACCGCCCCCGAGTACGACCGCATCATCCTGCGCCGCTCCCGCACCCTGAACGGCCTGGGCACGGCCGACGAGTCCGTGATCTGGCGCGCCCACCCCACGGGCAACATGGGCGCGCACATCTGGGCGCCGGAACTGCACCGCATCGGCGGCAAGTGGTACATCTACTTCGCCGCGGCGCCCGCGGAGGACGTGTGGGCGATCCGCATATGGGTGCTGGAGAACGCCCATCCCAACCCGTTCAAGGGCACCTGGGTGGAGAAGGGCCAGGTGAAGACGGCCTGGGAGACGTTCTCCCTGGACGCCACGACCTTCACCCACCGCGGCAAGCGCTACCTCGCCTGGGCGCAGCACGAGCCCGGAATGGACAACAACACCGGCATCTTCCTGTCCGAGATGGCGAACCCCTGGACCCTGAAGGGCCCGCAGGTGCGGCTCTCCACCCCCGAGTACGACTGGGAGCGCATCGGCTTCAAGGTCAACGAGGGCCCGTACGTCATCAAGCGCAACGGCCGCCTCTTCATGACGTACTCGGCCAGCGCCACCGACTTCAACTACTGCATGGGCCTGCTGACCGCGGACGCCGACAGCCACCTCCTGGACCCCATGAGCTGGTCCAAGTCGCCGACACCGGTCTTCACCAGCAACGACACCACCAAGCAGTACGGCCCCGGCCACAACTGCTTCACCGTCGCCGAGGACGGCCGTACCGACGTCCTCGTCTACCACGCCCGCCAGTACAAGGAGATCAACGGCGACCCGCTGAACGACCCCAACCGGCACACCCGTATCCAGAAGCTCGGCTGGAAGCCGGACGGCACCCCCGACTTCGGCATCCCCGTCGCCGACACGGTGAAGGCGGGTGACTGAGATGAGACGCGCGTACGCGGTCCTCCTCGCCCTGTGCCTGGCGCTGACCGGCGCGCTCGCCACCGCCGGCACCGCACAGGCCGCGCCCCAGACCATCACCAACGGCACCCAGTTCACGGACACCTCGGGCAACCCCGTCCACGCCCACGGCGGCGGGGTCATCAAGGTCGGCTCCTACTACTACTGGTTCGGCGAGCACCGCAACGCCGACAACACCTTCCGGTACGTCGACGCCTACCGCTCGACCGACCTGAAGAACTGGGAGTTCCGCAACCACGTCCTGACCGAGGCCAGCGACCCGGAGCTGGCGACCGCCAACATCGAGCGGCCCAAGGTCATGTACAACGCGTCCACCGGCAAGTTCGTGATGTGGATGCACAAGGAGAACGGCACCGACTACAGCGAGGCCCGCGCGGCCGTCGCCGTCTCCGACACGGTCGACGGCGACTACACCTGGAAGGGCAGCTTCCGTCCGCTCGGCCAGCACATGTCCCGCGACATCACGGTCTTCACCGACACCGACGGCGCCGGGTACATGATCTCCGCCGCCCGCGAGAACTACGACCTCCAGATCTACCGCCTCACCGCCGACTACACCGGCATCGCGAGCCTGGTCGCCAACCCCTGGCCGGGCGGCCACCGCGAGGCCCCGGCGCTGTTCAAGCGGAACGGCGTGTACTTCATGCTGACCTCGGGCGCCACGGGCTGGAACCCCAACCAGCAGCAGTACGCCACGGCCACGAACATCGCCGGACCCTGGTCGGCCATGAAGAACATCGGCGACTCGACGACGTACGGCTCGCAGACCGCCTACGTCCTGCCGGTTCAGGGCAGTTCGGGCACCTCGTACCTGTACATGGGCGACCGCTGGGGCAACTCCTTCGGCGGGACCGTCAACGACTCGCGCTACGTCTGGCTGCCGCTGACCTTCTCCAACTCGACCACGATGTCCATGTCCTGGTCGCCGGAGGTCACCATCGACACGGCCACCGGGACCGTCTCCGGCACCAGCGCCACGTACAACACCCTCATCGCCCGCCACTCGTCCAAGTGCGCGGACGTGACCAGTCAGTCGCTGTGGGCGGGCGCCCAGCTCAAGCAGTACGACTGCAACGGCGGCACCAACCAGAAGTACTGGTTCAAGTCCGTCGGCGGCGGCTACTACCAGCTGATGGTCAGGAACAGCTCCCTGTGCGTGCGGGAGAACGCGAGCACGGTCACGCAGGAGAACTGCAACGCCTCCGCGACGAACCAGCAGTGGTCGCTGACCACCACCGGCTCGTACGTCAACGTCAAGTCGCGTGCGACCGGCGAGTGCCTGGACGTGAACGGCGCGTCCACCGCCAACGGCGCCGCGCTCATCACCTACACGTGCAACGGAGGCACCAACCAGCAGTGGACGCGCGGGACATGACGGCCCCGAGTGCGCCCGGGCCGGCAGGTCGATCCCGTCGATCGCCGTCCCCGCACTGAGGAAGCCGGTCGCCCCCGACCCGCTCACCACGTCGATCCTGAGCACGTTGTACCGACTCGGGTCCGTCTTCCAGGCGGACGCCGGGACGCTGTACGTGAACGTGTGGTTGTTGCCGCGGTACGAACCGTTGGTCAGCGACCGGGTGTTCGGCTGGGTGGGCGGGGAGGGGATGGCGGACGTCCGGGCATCGTCCGCGTTCTTGAACCCGCCCGGTGTGCCGTCCGAGGCGCGCGCCGCCACCTTGCCCCCGGCCGCTCGTCGGCACGTACCCGGCGATGCCGGGCGAGTCTTCTGCACTTCGCCGGTCCAGCCGAAGCCGGCTGCGCGGGCCGTGCCGATGAGGGCCCCGTGCCGGCGGAGGTGGGGGCCGGGTGTGAGCGAGAGTGACAGTTGAATCGATTTCGCGAAAGGCCTTTCACGCGCTGGGAGGGTGCATCCTTGAGAAAACGACTCAGGGTCTAGAAAGCGCTTGCCGCAAGCGATACGTTCAGCCGCCAGGCCTTGTCGCCGTGACGGAGGAGCTGCGAGTGAGACGTTTCAAGACAGCCGTGCTGGCGGCCGTGGCGCTGAGCACCGCCCTGTCCGCCGTACCCGCCCACGCGGGCGATGGGGGTCCCCCCGCGCGAGGCGGTTCGAGCGTGGGGGAGGGCGGAGGGCCGGGCCTCGCGCACTGCACCGCCGGCGCCTGCCACTT encodes the following:
- a CDS encoding expansin EXLX1 family cellulose-binding protein; its protein translation is MASHSRRRPLRERRTALVFAVALAAVGVLLSLVMALRPDGEPNAVRAAAEPAADSRSSAPATAPEQKAKPSPKPKPKPKPKPSKASPTPTATTPSARRSSPTSAPRSSPRPASGTAPLAGRIQPQVTYKGVATHYDAADGDGACLYGPSPDLMVAAMNHTDYETSKACGAHILVRAANGASVTVRITNECPLPCAPGQLDLSKEAFAKLAGLSAGRIPITWSLLSPSTSDTVSIRYKTGSSRHWCGIQALGHRNPLARLEVRTGSGWSRLTRTEYNYFLSPDGTGCGGPLRLTDIYGEQLTVDGIAVRPDAVQATRVQFARH
- a CDS encoding RICIN domain-containing protein, with translation MRRAYAVLLALCLALTGALATAGTAQAAPQTITNGTQFTDTSGNPVHAHGGGVIKVGSYYYWFGEHRNADNTFRYVDAYRSTDLKNWEFRNHVLTEASDPELATANIERPKVMYNASTGKFVMWMHKENGTDYSEARAAVAVSDTVDGDYTWKGSFRPLGQHMSRDITVFTDTDGAGYMISAARENYDLQIYRLTADYTGIASLVANPWPGGHREAPALFKRNGVYFMLTSGATGWNPNQQQYATATNIAGPWSAMKNIGDSTTYGSQTAYVLPVQGSSGTSYLYMGDRWGNSFGGTVNDSRYVWLPLTFSNSTTMSMSWSPEVTIDTATGTVSGTSATYNTLIARHSSKCADVTSQSLWAGAQLKQYDCNGGTNQKYWFKSVGGGYYQLMVRNSSLCVRENASTVTQENCNASATNQQWSLTTTGSYVNVKSRATGECLDVNGASTANGAALITYTCNGGTNQQWTRGT
- a CDS encoding glycoside hydrolase family 43 protein, which gives rise to MSRDRDHALPEPPSRRLLLKGAAAAGALAAVPAVSGVAQAATPAGPPKPAPFVNPLVRNRADPHINRHKDGFYYFTATAPEYDRIILRRSRTLNGLGTADESVIWRAHPTGNMGAHIWAPELHRIGGKWYIYFAAAPAEDVWAIRIWVLENAHPNPFKGTWVEKGQVKTAWETFSLDATTFTHRGKRYLAWAQHEPGMDNNTGIFLSEMANPWTLKGPQVRLSTPEYDWERIGFKVNEGPYVIKRNGRLFMTYSASATDFNYCMGLLTADADSHLLDPMSWSKSPTPVFTSNDTTKQYGPGHNCFTVAEDGRTDVLVYHARQYKEINGDPLNDPNRHTRIQKLGWKPDGTPDFGIPVADTVKAGD
- a CDS encoding autotransporter, with protein sequence MRSLTHTTAAAAGVLAAVASLLAAPPAVAAGPRDVTADVLADRDVTLGGDTVVSVPPGTTTYDGVFRGEGTLTVRGSGTLVLTKDSDFTLPESRRRQRVRTLGGNHPYVTVTNPDPPAVTVERGATLQYGDGGTAGLVGHFPYNTPAFRLNQDNIRVDGTLRLSLRSAYNLGTISGSGLITQPRFLWGTWDLSGTHSFSGVIDNGTQLNAGRPEYATSLPNVRKVLNQGTWTVDTPLGRTVTMGMDFYQREYGSDINVQSRPGGKVVLTGQYSWSNQGGDSDPSLSDPALNWTPARKNVNKRGTNIKGANVQWGDGTTNRIFMPGTAETVYINLLAARSRSRLTFDYDGPVTLGAPIGGGRFHDTLSAPGAGDIVIAGTPGNDVTFAAVQYYDGSTTVEKGAVLRLGSGKRGGDGGLYTAGAHYKVVNNGSLVLRNTNRPLALSRIGGSGSLTQSGAATTTLTGRAVTYTGTTTVSKGTLALRKGATLTRSKAIRLTAAGARLDAGPAGLRVATTLTGSGTVRGAVTNEGAVTTGLTVNGAYTQSSKGSLILRGKPLRVTGTVRLAGDLDVSAAGSPGRSAREITVLDHQGDGRTSGTFKGLRQGARLKLGDTTYRIDYRAGDGNDVALTAETTPSPSPTGPEASASGAVAPRSAGASEDVGFGWWPYALGLALVVSLAVPMATRRGRGRRRAGRHAGRARQ